Proteins from a single region of Hypomesus transpacificus isolate Combined female chromosome 9, fHypTra1, whole genome shotgun sequence:
- the LOC124470826 gene encoding RNA-binding protein 38-like isoform X2, which yields MLLHQFMNGALEVMHPTAIQKDTTFTKIFVGGLPYHTNDASLRKYFEAFGEIDEAVVITDRQTGKSRGYGFVTMTDRGAAERACKDPNPIIDGRKANVNLAYLGAKPRSMQTGISIGVQSIHPALIQRQYGLAQQYMYPQAFVQPSLVMPSQVSSSVSSPYLDYSAAYAQYASSAFDQYPYAASPGFLGYGYAPSPSAGPAAASVPAAVHQTLPTAAGPAPAFLQYAPQPHVQPDRMQ from the exons ATGCTCTTGCATCAGTTCATGAACGGAGCCTTAGAAGTGATGCATCCTACAGCAATACAAAAAGACACTACTTTCACCAAGATTTTTGTTGGTGGGTTGCCTTACCACACAAACGATGCCTCCTTAAGAAAATATTTTGAAGCCTTCGGAGAGATCGATGAGGCTGTTGTGATaacggacagacagactgggaaGTCTAGAGGATACGGCTTT GTGACCATGACTGACCggggggcagcagagagggcGTGTAAAGACCCGAACCCCATCATCGACGGGCGGAAGGCCAACGTCAACCTGGCATACCTGGGTGCCAAGCCACGCAGCATGCAGACAG gCATATCTATTGGCGTGCAGTCCATTCACCCTGCACTCATCCAGAGGCAGTATGG gttggcCCAGCAGTACATGTACCCACAGGCCTTCGTCCAGCCCAGCCTGGTGATGCCCTCTCAGGTGTCCTCCTCTGTCAGCTCACCCTACCTGGACTACAGTGCTGCCTACGCCCAGTATGCCTCATCCGCCTTCGACCAGTACCCCTACGCCGCCTCCCCAGGCTTCCTGGGCTACGGCTACGCCCCCAGCCCCTCCGCTGGGCCTGCCGCAGCCTCTGTCCCCGCCGCCGTCCACCAGACCCTCCCTACGGCCGCAGGCCCCGCCCCGGCCTTCCTGCAGTACGCCCCACAGCCGCACGTCCAGCCAGACCGTATGCagtga
- the LOC124470826 gene encoding RNA-binding protein 38-like isoform X1, with the protein MLLHQFMNGALEVMHPTAIQKDTTFTKIFVGGLPYHTNDASLRKYFEAFGEIDEAVVITDRQTGKSRGYGFVTMTDRGAAERACKDPNPIIDGRKANVNLAYLGAKPRSMQTGEPDRGISIGVQSIHPALIQRQYGLAQQYMYPQAFVQPSLVMPSQVSSSVSSPYLDYSAAYAQYASSAFDQYPYAASPGFLGYGYAPSPSAGPAAASVPAAVHQTLPTAAGPAPAFLQYAPQPHVQPDRMQ; encoded by the exons ATGCTCTTGCATCAGTTCATGAACGGAGCCTTAGAAGTGATGCATCCTACAGCAATACAAAAAGACACTACTTTCACCAAGATTTTTGTTGGTGGGTTGCCTTACCACACAAACGATGCCTCCTTAAGAAAATATTTTGAAGCCTTCGGAGAGATCGATGAGGCTGTTGTGATaacggacagacagactgggaaGTCTAGAGGATACGGCTTT GTGACCATGACTGACCggggggcagcagagagggcGTGTAAAGACCCGAACCCCATCATCGACGGGCGGAAGGCCAACGTCAACCTGGCATACCTGGGTGCCAAGCCACGCAGCATGCAGACAGGTGAGCCTGACAGGG gCATATCTATTGGCGTGCAGTCCATTCACCCTGCACTCATCCAGAGGCAGTATGG gttggcCCAGCAGTACATGTACCCACAGGCCTTCGTCCAGCCCAGCCTGGTGATGCCCTCTCAGGTGTCCTCCTCTGTCAGCTCACCCTACCTGGACTACAGTGCTGCCTACGCCCAGTATGCCTCATCCGCCTTCGACCAGTACCCCTACGCCGCCTCCCCAGGCTTCCTGGGCTACGGCTACGCCCCCAGCCCCTCCGCTGGGCCTGCCGCAGCCTCTGTCCCCGCCGCCGTCCACCAGACCCTCCCTACGGCCGCAGGCCCCGCCCCGGCCTTCCTGCAGTACGCCCCACAGCCGCACGTCCAGCCAGACCGTATGCagtga